The following proteins come from a genomic window of Natronosalvus vescus:
- a CDS encoding signal peptidase I gives MRVRTLAEYALAIVLVVLVISLGVGYLLGQPVLFAYVETGSMEPTLNAGDGFVAIPAAVAGEIEQGDVVTFEAEELHGGRPTTHRVVGTQGNGYLTQGDANPFPDQSRNEPPVTDGQILTVALTMNGEVVRIPHLGTGVMALQSGIDRVEGTIAGLFGWQQVGSDELTYVLFGLGVVLFGSSMLTGRGKRLRTGSDERSRTRSTGIDSRYILLACVLLLCAGATAAMVVPVGTESYGIVSTDGSGSANPTIIPVGETDEFEYTIHNGGVVPIVSYLEPRSSGIETDIEPHRLSANESVNSTVTLHANDETGYHVESMTEYRYLLVLPPTVIGALYAIHPWTPYLAVNAVVATPLIVSWTLFGGTSHRIRLRQRTRSRTGGFFD, from the coding sequence ATGAGAGTCAGGACGCTTGCGGAATACGCGTTGGCCATCGTACTCGTCGTACTGGTCATCTCACTCGGTGTGGGCTACCTACTCGGACAGCCAGTGTTGTTCGCGTACGTAGAGACCGGGAGCATGGAGCCGACGCTGAACGCCGGTGATGGGTTCGTCGCCATTCCAGCGGCCGTCGCCGGTGAGATAGAGCAGGGCGACGTCGTCACGTTCGAAGCCGAGGAGCTTCACGGCGGACGGCCGACGACCCACCGCGTGGTCGGGACGCAGGGGAACGGCTACCTGACTCAGGGTGACGCCAACCCGTTCCCGGATCAGAGCCGGAACGAGCCGCCGGTGACGGACGGCCAGATCCTGACCGTTGCGCTCACGATGAACGGGGAGGTCGTCCGCATCCCCCACCTCGGGACGGGCGTGATGGCCCTCCAGAGCGGCATCGACCGGGTGGAGGGGACGATCGCCGGCCTCTTTGGCTGGCAACAGGTCGGCTCCGACGAACTGACGTACGTGTTGTTCGGTCTCGGGGTCGTGTTGTTCGGCTCGAGCATGCTGACAGGGAGGGGCAAACGCCTGCGAACGGGATCGGACGAACGATCACGAACTCGATCCACCGGAATCGACTCCAGGTACATCCTCCTCGCGTGCGTCCTCCTCCTGTGTGCCGGTGCGACCGCAGCGATGGTCGTTCCCGTGGGAACCGAGAGTTACGGCATCGTCAGCACCGACGGGAGCGGCTCTGCGAACCCGACGATCATCCCCGTGGGGGAGACGGACGAGTTCGAGTACACGATCCACAACGGTGGAGTCGTCCCTATCGTCTCCTATCTCGAGCCCCGCAGCAGCGGCATCGAGACGGACATCGAGCCACACAGACTGTCGGCCAACGAGTCGGTCAATTCGACGGTAACCCTCCACGCGAACGACGAAACCGGCTACCACGTCGAATCGATGACGGAGTATCGGTACCTGCTGGTTCTGCCGCCGACGGTGATCGGCGCGTTGTACGCGATCCACCCGTGGACGCCCTACCTGGCCGTCAATGCCGTCGTTGCCACACCGCTGATCGTCAGCTGGACACTGTTCGGCGGAACCAGTCACAGGATTCGACTCCGACAGCGCACGCGATCTCGAACCGGCGGCTTCTTTGACTAA
- a CDS encoding DUF7344 domain-containing protein, with the protein MKASLQHNSRGKRSVPVRDDSGEIPQNDIFDILSNYRRVCVIQYLQNVERDVVELRDVVDYVTERETTNSSQETNYSTRKSVYTALRQTHLPKLDDLGVIDYDKSRGEMRLTDRANQVRMYLEYVPENDIPWHVHYLALTGLSGLLLVTTYAGLYPFDIGWGMLTATLFLMYGISAVVHTYQTRQSRLRDFDFAPIEG; encoded by the coding sequence ATGAAAGCTAGTTTACAACACAATTCGAGGGGGAAACGCAGCGTCCCAGTACGGGACGACTCGGGAGAGATTCCGCAGAACGACATCTTCGACATTCTCAGCAACTATCGTCGCGTCTGTGTGATCCAGTACTTGCAAAACGTGGAGCGGGACGTCGTCGAACTACGAGACGTCGTCGATTACGTGACCGAGCGAGAGACAACCAATTCGTCACAGGAGACCAACTACAGCACCCGAAAGAGCGTCTATACGGCGTTACGCCAGACACACCTGCCGAAGCTCGACGACTTGGGCGTCATCGACTACGATAAGTCTCGAGGCGAGATGCGCCTGACCGATCGGGCGAACCAGGTGCGAATGTACCTCGAGTACGTTCCGGAGAACGACATTCCCTGGCACGTCCATTACCTGGCCCTGACGGGACTCAGCGGTCTGCTGTTGGTGACGACCTACGCCGGACTGTATCCGTTCGACATCGGGTGGGGCATGCTTACGGCGACGCTGTTCCTGATGTACGGCATTTCGGCGGTCGTGCACACGTACCAGACACGACAGTCGCGATTACGGGATTTTGACTTCGCCCCGATCGAGGGGTAA
- a CDS encoding aconitate hydratase produces MGQTLTEKILDDHLVEGELETGEEIGIEIDQVLTQDTTGTMVWLQFEAMGLDEVQTELAAQYCDHQTYQFDFKNTDDHRFLRSAAGTFGAHFSRPGNGICHNVHRENFAAPGKTLLGSDSHTPTPGGLGQLAIGAGGIDITVAMGGAPYYIEMPEVVEVRLEGELPEWATAKDVILEMLRRLSVKGGVGKILEYTGPGAESLTAPERMTITNMGTELGATTSIFATDEQTQDYLERVGRGEEYVELQPDDDADYDDQIVVDLSDLEPLIAEPSMPDKVVPVREVAGQSVEQVIVGSCTNGGYEDILPFAKMLEGRETSMETETIVAPGSKQASEMLAREGWVAEMMAAGVNFSEATCGACIGIGHVPASDSVSLRTFNRNFEGRSGIEDDNVYLCSPEVAAAAALKGEIIDPRDLADELEDLEDPGIELPDEYDGSKTDLIAPDEAVDDELIKGPNIGDVPLRDQLGSEIAGEALLRMGDNITTDHIIPATQDILMYRSNVPKLSEFTLSRVDDTFAQRALEADGGFLVAGENYGQGSSREHAALCPMYLGIEGVLAQSFARIHRANLFNFGIVPLTIDEDTYESIDQGDEIEIVEDVYEAVTSGQEEFTVRINGDEYTATLDASERERDILAAGGKLAWTKAQAEESGAASADD; encoded by the coding sequence ATGGGACAAACGCTCACCGAGAAAATTCTCGACGACCACCTCGTCGAGGGCGAACTCGAGACCGGCGAGGAGATCGGGATCGAGATCGACCAGGTGCTGACACAGGACACCACCGGGACAATGGTCTGGCTCCAGTTCGAGGCGATGGGCCTCGATGAAGTGCAGACAGAACTGGCCGCCCAGTACTGTGACCATCAGACCTACCAGTTCGACTTCAAAAACACCGACGACCACCGGTTCCTGCGTTCTGCCGCCGGCACCTTCGGGGCCCACTTCTCCCGCCCCGGCAACGGCATCTGTCACAACGTCCATCGGGAGAACTTCGCCGCCCCCGGCAAGACCCTGCTCGGGTCGGACAGCCACACCCCCACGCCTGGCGGCCTCGGCCAGCTCGCCATCGGGGCCGGTGGCATCGACATCACCGTTGCCATGGGTGGCGCACCCTACTACATCGAGATGCCAGAAGTCGTCGAAGTCCGCCTCGAGGGCGAACTCCCCGAGTGGGCCACCGCAAAGGACGTCATCCTCGAGATGCTGCGCCGTCTGAGCGTGAAAGGCGGCGTCGGCAAGATCCTCGAATACACCGGCCCGGGTGCCGAGAGCCTCACCGCCCCCGAGCGAATGACGATCACCAACATGGGGACGGAACTCGGCGCGACGACGTCGATCTTCGCCACCGACGAACAGACCCAGGACTACTTAGAGCGCGTCGGCCGCGGCGAGGAGTACGTCGAACTCCAGCCCGACGACGACGCCGACTACGACGACCAGATCGTCGTCGACCTCTCGGATCTCGAGCCGCTGATCGCCGAACCCTCGATGCCCGACAAGGTCGTACCCGTCCGCGAGGTCGCCGGCCAGTCCGTCGAGCAGGTCATCGTCGGCTCCTGTACGAACGGCGGCTACGAGGACATCCTCCCGTTCGCGAAGATGCTCGAGGGTCGCGAAACCTCGATGGAGACCGAAACCATCGTGGCCCCCGGCTCGAAGCAAGCCTCCGAGATGCTCGCTCGCGAGGGCTGGGTCGCCGAGATGATGGCCGCCGGCGTCAACTTCTCCGAGGCCACCTGCGGGGCGTGTATCGGTATCGGCCACGTCCCCGCCTCCGATTCCGTCTCGCTGCGAACCTTCAACCGCAACTTCGAGGGCCGCTCGGGGATCGAAGACGACAACGTCTACCTCTGTTCGCCCGAGGTCGCCGCCGCCGCGGCGCTCAAGGGCGAGATCATCGATCCGCGCGACCTGGCGGACGAACTCGAGGATCTCGAGGATCCCGGCATCGAACTGCCCGACGAGTACGACGGCTCCAAGACCGACCTCATCGCCCCCGACGAGGCGGTCGACGACGAACTCATCAAGGGGCCGAACATCGGCGACGTCCCGCTTCGCGACCAGCTGGGCTCGGAGATCGCCGGCGAAGCCCTGCTCAGGATGGGCGACAACATCACGACCGACCACATCATCCCCGCGACCCAGGACATCCTGATGTACCGGTCGAACGTCCCCAAACTGAGCGAGTTTACCCTCTCACGTGTCGACGACACCTTCGCCCAGCGGGCGCTCGAGGCCGACGGCGGCTTCCTCGTCGCCGGGGAGAACTACGGTCAGGGTTCCTCGCGCGAACACGCCGCCCTCTGTCCGATGTACCTCGGCATCGAGGGCGTGCTGGCCCAGAGCTTCGCCCGAATCCACCGCGCGAACCTCTTTAACTTCGGTATCGTCCCGCTGACGATCGACGAGGACACCTACGAGTCGATCGACCAGGGCGACGAAATCGAGATCGTCGAGGACGTCTACGAGGCGGTGACGAGCGGCCAGGAGGAGTTCACCGTTCGCATCAACGGCGACGAGTACACCGCGACGCTCGACGCCTCCGAACGCGAGCGCGACATCCTCGCCGCCGGTGGCAAACTCGCCTGGACGAAGGCCCAGGCCGAGGAGTCGGGTGCGGCGTCGGCTGACGACTGA
- a CDS encoding CBS domain-containing protein: MATAEVVTAHTDTGIRDVLDQMDENDVGSVIITDDDEPVGIVTDRMIAMGLRDVESIDDVTTADMMTEDLVTISEDETHFEALETMSTEGIRRLPVVDADGMLRGIITLDDMLVVTASELSNAADVIEQQTESH, from the coding sequence ATGGCTACAGCCGAAGTCGTGACAGCACACACGGACACCGGTATCCGGGACGTTCTGGATCAGATGGATGAGAACGACGTTGGAAGCGTCATCATTACCGACGACGACGAACCGGTCGGCATCGTCACCGATCGCATGATCGCGATGGGCCTTCGCGACGTGGAGTCGATCGACGACGTCACGACGGCGGATATGATGACCGAGGATCTCGTCACCATCAGCGAGGACGAGACGCACTTCGAGGCGCTCGAGACGATGAGCACCGAGGGAATCCGACGCTTGCCGGTCGTCGACGCTGACGGCATGCTCAGGGGAATCATCACGCTCGACGACATGCTGGTTGTCACCGCGAGCGAACTGAGCAACGCCGCGGACGTCATCGAGCAACAGACCGAATCCCACTGA
- a CDS encoding carboxypeptidase M32 produces MATVDESATDTPDAYEQLLERSEKLTNVRMASMVLGWDQRVMMPEGGTPARAGQLSTLSSMGHELLVDDDVGAWLSALESQELTDEQAAVVRELRRKYDRAVDVPADLVGRLTTHQTQTQQVWQEAKGNDDFGHFAPALEELIDLHRERASAIDPAENPYRVLYEDSLPYLPLETVERIFDELREHLVPLIAEIQENGRDLPSPFAGHTYDEETQMALSEAALDVLGYDRKHGRLDTAPHPFMSGNQFDARVTTRFREDDPLDALTATIHEFGHATYQLGLRKDEYGTPLGASRSSGVHESQSRFWENHVGRTKAFWELFLPTVKEHFPHLEDVTVDEAYAAANRIYPDNLIRVEADELTYHLHIILRCEIDRAFVEGDLEVADIPQVWNDKMEEYLGVRPDTDTDGCLQDTHWSYGFATFQGYTVGSVLAAQLDAAMREDLDADVDDLIREGEFEPLREWMIENVHRHGQRYPSEELIEVATGEPLTAEYFLEYVDEKFTDLYGL; encoded by the coding sequence ATGGCAACTGTTGACGAGTCTGCCACCGACACCCCGGACGCTTACGAACAGCTCCTCGAGCGATCCGAGAAGCTGACGAACGTCCGGATGGCGTCGATGGTACTGGGGTGGGATCAGCGCGTAATGATGCCGGAAGGGGGAACGCCGGCCCGGGCCGGCCAGCTCTCGACGCTGTCGTCGATGGGGCACGAACTCCTCGTCGACGACGACGTCGGGGCGTGGCTGTCGGCACTCGAGAGCCAGGAACTCACAGACGAGCAGGCGGCCGTCGTCCGCGAACTCCGTCGCAAGTACGACCGTGCCGTCGACGTCCCCGCCGATTTGGTCGGACGGCTCACTACCCACCAGACCCAGACGCAGCAGGTCTGGCAGGAGGCCAAGGGCAACGACGACTTCGGACACTTTGCGCCCGCTCTCGAGGAACTGATCGATCTCCATCGCGAGCGCGCGAGCGCCATCGATCCCGCCGAGAATCCGTATCGGGTGCTGTACGAGGACAGCCTTCCGTACCTGCCCCTCGAGACGGTCGAGCGCATCTTCGACGAACTCCGCGAGCACCTGGTGCCGTTGATCGCCGAGATTCAGGAGAACGGCCGCGACCTGCCGTCGCCGTTCGCCGGGCACACCTACGACGAGGAGACCCAGATGGCCCTCTCGGAGGCTGCCCTCGACGTGCTGGGCTACGATCGTAAACACGGTCGTCTCGACACCGCCCCGCACCCGTTCATGTCGGGCAACCAGTTCGACGCCCGCGTGACCACTCGCTTCCGGGAGGACGACCCGCTCGACGCGCTGACGGCGACCATCCACGAGTTCGGCCACGCGACCTACCAGCTCGGCCTCCGGAAGGACGAGTACGGCACACCGCTGGGGGCCTCGCGATCCTCGGGCGTCCACGAGTCCCAGTCGCGGTTCTGGGAGAACCACGTCGGTCGGACGAAGGCGTTCTGGGAACTGTTCCTCCCGACGGTCAAGGAGCACTTCCCCCACCTCGAGGACGTCACGGTCGACGAGGCCTACGCGGCGGCAAACCGGATCTACCCCGACAATCTCATCCGGGTGGAGGCGGACGAACTCACCTACCACCTCCACATCATCCTCCGGTGTGAGATCGACCGGGCGTTCGTCGAGGGCGACCTCGAGGTCGCCGACATCCCGCAGGTGTGGAACGACAAGATGGAGGAGTACCTCGGCGTCCGCCCCGACACGGACACCGACGGCTGTCTCCAGGACACCCACTGGTCGTACGGCTTCGCCACCTTCCAGGGGTACACCGTTGGGAGCGTGCTCGCCGCCCAGCTCGACGCGGCGATGCGCGAGGATCTCGATGCAGACGTGGACGACCTCATCCGCGAGGGCGAGTTCGAGCCGCTGCGGGAGTGGATGATCGAGAACGTCCACCGCCACGGCCAGCGCTACCCGAGCGAGGAACTGATCGAGGTCGCCACCGGCGAGCCGCTGACTGCCGAGTACTTCCTCGAGTACGTCGACGAGAAGTTCACCGACCTGTACGGGCTGTAG
- a CDS encoding SDR family oxidoreductase: protein MAAPSNRLEDRTAIVTGASSGIGAATCRKLASEGASVVLAARSRDRLESLSEELEADHGVETLVIPTDVREESQVDALIEETVEAFGGFDILVNNAGLARGHEVAELSTEEYETMQETNVDGVFYATRAAIPHVSEREGHLIFVGSFAGQYPRPFNPVYAATKWWVRGFAKSVAAQVGDAGVGVTIVNPSEVRSEFETTDGDTFAERFEEGEVTEPEEIAEAIVFAATREASAVSELDLYRRDKFTGF, encoded by the coding sequence ATGGCAGCTCCCTCAAACAGACTCGAGGATCGAACGGCAATCGTTACCGGCGCGAGTTCCGGCATCGGCGCGGCGACCTGTCGAAAACTCGCAAGCGAGGGCGCGAGCGTCGTGCTCGCCGCGAGAAGCCGGGATCGTCTCGAGAGCCTCTCCGAAGAACTCGAGGCCGATCACGGCGTCGAGACCCTAGTGATTCCGACGGACGTCCGGGAGGAGTCACAGGTCGACGCGCTGATCGAGGAGACCGTCGAGGCGTTCGGCGGATTCGATATCCTCGTGAACAACGCGGGACTCGCTCGCGGCCACGAGGTCGCCGAGCTGTCGACCGAGGAGTACGAGACGATGCAGGAGACGAACGTCGACGGCGTCTTCTACGCGACGCGAGCGGCGATTCCCCACGTCAGCGAACGGGAGGGTCACCTCATCTTCGTCGGCAGTTTCGCCGGGCAGTACCCCCGGCCGTTCAACCCCGTCTACGCGGCGACGAAGTGGTGGGTTCGTGGGTTCGCCAAGAGCGTGGCGGCCCAGGTTGGCGACGCCGGCGTCGGCGTCACGATCGTTAACCCATCCGAGGTCAGAAGCGAGTTCGAGACGACCGACGGCGACACGTTCGCCGAGCGGTTCGAGGAGGGTGAGGTAACCGAACCCGAAGAGATCGCCGAGGCCATCGTCTTCGCGGCCACTCGAGAGGCATCCGCGGTCAGCGAACTCGACCTCTACCGGCGCGACAAGTTCACCGGGTTCTGA
- a CDS encoding FAD-binding oxidoreductase has translation MGTNRRTPQERTTDDLSGRALDALEATIRGDVLRPSDPSYEDARRVWNGMIDTRPTLIVRCSGTADVVSAVDFARENDLEVSVRGGGHNVAGTAVHDDALVIDLSEMTGVRVDREARTVRAEGGATLGDVDRETQLFGLATALGAVSETGIAGLTLNGGYGHLSRQYGLSLDNLISVDVVTADGRVHTASADRNEALFWAIRGGGGAFGVVTSFEYALHEVGPEVYALFVWFRADDAATVMDEFRKWTAEAPREAGALAFTAHVPDLEEFPEDSWGESALAFLGSYRGDLEDAEEVFRPVLESVAPIVDFSGPMDYADLQSMLDEDYPDGMRYYWKSTYLTELSDELVDILVEYTDSAPSALSTIDLWHLGDAVADVPQDATAFWHRDKPFMFNVEANWTEPADDDVNVAWAREAMAAVEALPSAAGRYANFPGLEEDPAAMRYGENYERLVELKTRYDPTNLFGSV, from the coding sequence ATGGGAACGAACCGACGAACACCACAGGAACGGACGACTGACGACCTCTCGGGGCGGGCTCTCGACGCCCTCGAGGCAACTATCCGGGGGGACGTACTCCGACCATCCGATCCGTCCTACGAGGACGCACGTCGGGTCTGGAACGGAATGATCGATACCCGTCCGACACTGATCGTTCGCTGTTCGGGTACTGCGGACGTCGTCTCGGCGGTGGACTTCGCCCGGGAGAACGACCTCGAGGTCTCCGTTCGCGGTGGCGGTCACAACGTCGCCGGAACGGCCGTCCATGACGACGCCCTCGTGATCGACCTCTCGGAAATGACCGGCGTACGCGTCGATCGCGAGGCACGAACGGTTCGAGCCGAAGGCGGTGCCACCCTCGGCGACGTCGACCGCGAGACGCAGTTGTTCGGTCTCGCGACGGCACTCGGCGCCGTTTCGGAGACGGGCATCGCCGGGCTGACGCTCAACGGCGGGTACGGTCACCTGAGTCGCCAGTACGGCCTGTCGCTGGACAACCTGATCAGCGTCGACGTCGTGACAGCCGACGGTCGAGTACACACTGCGAGTGCCGATCGGAACGAAGCCCTGTTCTGGGCGATTCGCGGCGGCGGCGGAGCCTTCGGCGTCGTCACCTCCTTCGAGTACGCCCTCCACGAGGTCGGCCCCGAGGTGTATGCACTCTTCGTGTGGTTCCGCGCCGACGACGCGGCCACCGTCATGGACGAGTTCCGGAAGTGGACTGCCGAAGCGCCACGGGAAGCAGGCGCCCTCGCGTTCACCGCTCACGTCCCCGACCTCGAGGAGTTCCCCGAAGATTCGTGGGGCGAATCCGCTCTGGCCTTCCTCGGTTCGTATCGTGGCGACCTCGAGGACGCCGAGGAGGTATTCCGACCGGTGCTCGAAAGCGTGGCCCCGATCGTCGACTTCAGTGGCCCGATGGACTACGCCGATCTGCAGTCGATGCTCGACGAGGACTACCCGGACGGGATGCGCTACTACTGGAAGTCGACGTATCTCACGGAACTCAGTGACGAACTCGTCGATATTCTGGTGGAGTACACCGACTCCGCCCCGTCGGCGCTCTCGACGATCGACCTCTGGCACCTCGGGGACGCGGTCGCCGACGTCCCGCAGGACGCGACCGCGTTCTGGCACCGGGACAAGCCGTTCATGTTCAACGTCGAGGCGAACTGGACGGAACCCGCGGACGACGACGTCAACGTGGCGTGGGCCCGCGAGGCGATGGCCGCGGTCGAGGCCCTCCCCAGTGCAGCGGGCCGGTACGCCAACTTCCCGGGGCTCGAGGAGGATCCGGCCGCGATGCGCTACGGCGAGAACTACGAGCGCTTGGTCGAGCTGAAAACGAGATACGATCCGACGAATTTGTTCGGTTCGGTTTAA
- a CDS encoding carboxypeptidase M32, whose product MAPEQATDSETDAAYEELERRIEQITNIGNAAGILRWDQEVVMPEGGTPARAKQLSTLSSLSHELLTEDRTGELLEALEAADLEDEKAAVVRETRRQYDRATSVPQELVEEISETTSNAHPTWVEAKENDDFSVFEPTLEKLVELKKAYANHIDPDADPYEVLFADYEPYLDLETAEQVLERLRDELVPLLEAIDDSDTDIETDAFAGTFDDDDQEALARDVLDSLGYQWDRGRLDTAPHPFSSGTQFDARVTTRFDESDLLGSITSTIHEFGHANYTLGLPDEGYGTPLGESRDLTVHESQSRLWENHVGRSRPFWEHFLPTARERFPELENVTPEEAYESANQVYDDNLIRVEADELTYHLHIVVRFEIERDLISGDLEVSDVPEAWNDKYEEYLGIRPETDAEGCLQDIHWSHGSFGYFPTYSLGSVLAAQLYATVEDELGSLDDRTREGEFDDLNGWLREHIHAHGKRYTTPDLVEEATGEGYTADYFLEYVKGKYGELYDLEAY is encoded by the coding sequence ATGGCACCCGAACAGGCGACCGACAGCGAGACGGACGCCGCCTACGAGGAACTCGAGCGCCGAATCGAGCAGATCACGAACATCGGTAACGCCGCCGGCATCCTCCGGTGGGATCAGGAGGTCGTGATGCCCGAAGGCGGGACGCCCGCCCGGGCGAAACAGCTCTCGACGCTGTCGTCGCTGAGCCACGAACTGCTGACCGAGGATCGCACCGGCGAACTCCTCGAGGCACTCGAGGCGGCTGACCTCGAGGACGAGAAGGCGGCCGTCGTCCGCGAGACTCGCCGGCAGTACGACCGGGCGACGAGCGTCCCCCAGGAACTCGTCGAGGAGATCTCGGAGACGACCTCGAACGCCCATCCGACGTGGGTCGAGGCCAAAGAGAACGACGACTTCTCGGTCTTCGAACCGACCCTCGAGAAGCTGGTCGAACTCAAAAAGGCGTACGCGAACCACATCGACCCCGACGCCGATCCCTACGAGGTGCTCTTTGCGGACTACGAACCCTACCTCGACCTCGAGACGGCCGAGCAGGTGCTCGAGCGCCTGCGCGACGAACTCGTCCCGCTGCTCGAGGCGATCGACGACTCCGATACCGATATCGAGACCGACGCCTTCGCCGGCACGTTCGACGACGACGATCAAGAGGCGCTGGCTCGGGACGTGCTGGACTCGCTGGGCTACCAGTGGGATCGCGGCCGTCTCGACACGGCCCCGCACCCCTTCTCCTCGGGAACGCAGTTCGACGCCCGCGTAACGACCCGGTTCGACGAGAGCGACCTGCTCGGGTCGATCACCTCGACCATCCACGAGTTCGGCCACGCCAACTACACGCTGGGGCTGCCCGACGAGGGCTACGGCACCCCGCTCGGGGAGTCCCGCGACCTGACCGTTCACGAGTCCCAGTCCCGGCTCTGGGAGAACCACGTCGGCCGGTCGCGTCCCTTCTGGGAGCACTTCCTCCCGACCGCACGAGAGCGCTTCCCCGAACTCGAGAACGTTACACCCGAGGAAGCCTACGAATCCGCGAACCAGGTGTACGACGACAACCTCATCCGCGTCGAGGCTGACGAACTCACCTACCACCTCCACATCGTCGTCCGCTTCGAGATCGAGCGCGACCTCATCTCGGGCGACCTCGAGGTCTCGGACGTTCCCGAGGCATGGAACGACAAGTACGAGGAGTATCTCGGAATCCGACCCGAGACCGACGCCGAGGGCTGTCTGCAGGACATCCACTGGAGCCACGGCTCCTTCGGTTACTTCCCGACGTACTCGCTGGGTTCCGTCCTCGCGGCACAGCTGTACGCGACCGTCGAGGACGAACTGGGGAGCCTCGACGACCGAACCCGTGAGGGCGAGTTCGACGACCTCAACGGCTGGCTTCGCGAGCACATCCACGCCCACGGCAAGCGCTACACGACGCCCGACCTCGTCGAGGAGGCAACCGGCGAGGGCTACACGGCCGACTACTTCCTCGAGTACGTGAAAGGGAAGTACGGCGAGCTGTACGACCTCGAGGCGTACTGA
- a CDS encoding DoxX family protein — translation MATQPKEQTLRSELFGRQVEFNYSETWLAYSMLGLRVVMAWIFLQAGLEKLFDGGIGDPLYWSSAGFLENAVADANPLQGLFLWFADFGAIVDPLVIFGQILIGLALLFGIFFRFAALMGALMMAMFWTAAWEGGLMAGFPVPHGYLVDSSFVYMLLLFGLGAWGAGRILGIDRQLEQTRIVQQNPWLRFLLG, via the coding sequence ATGGCAACCCAACCAAAGGAACAGACGCTCCGTTCGGAGCTATTCGGCCGGCAAGTGGAGTTCAACTACTCGGAAACGTGGCTCGCGTACTCGATGCTCGGTCTCCGGGTCGTCATGGCCTGGATCTTCCTGCAGGCCGGCCTCGAGAAACTGTTCGACGGCGGGATCGGTGATCCGTTGTACTGGTCGTCGGCAGGCTTCCTGGAGAACGCCGTCGCCGACGCAAATCCGCTTCAGGGACTGTTCCTGTGGTTCGCAGACTTCGGCGCCATCGTCGACCCGCTCGTCATCTTCGGCCAGATCCTGATCGGTCTCGCGCTCCTGTTCGGGATCTTCTTCCGGTTCGCCGCACTGATGGGCGCACTCATGATGGCCATGTTCTGGACGGCCGCCTGGGAAGGTGGGCTCATGGCCGGGTTCCCCGTCCCCCACGGCTACCTCGTCGACAGCTCGTTCGTCTACATGCTGTTGCTGTTCGGCCTCGGTGCCTGGGGTGCCGGCCGCATCCTCGGAATCGACCGGCAACTCGAGCAGACGAGGATCGTTCAGCAAAACCCCTGGCTTCGGTTCCTCCTGGGGTAA
- a CDS encoding zinc ribbon domain-containing protein, whose translation MGFFENLGRKVGQFTHEAKQTAADEAAYACEHCGERFHVERDECPQCGSDRVVERDLPDGGQTSDPDTNVQDDDVGDRTEASDPDSERD comes from the coding sequence ATGGGATTTTTCGAAAACCTCGGACGGAAGGTCGGGCAGTTCACCCACGAGGCGAAGCAGACGGCCGCGGACGAAGCGGCGTACGCGTGTGAGCACTGTGGCGAGCGGTTCCACGTGGAGCGAGACGAGTGCCCCCAGTGTGGCAGCGATCGGGTGGTCGAACGCGACCTGCCCGACGGGGGCCAGACCAGCGACCCCGATACGAACGTCCAGGATGACGACGTGGGCGATCGGACGGAAGCGTCGGATCCCGACTCCGAACGCGACTGA